In Aegilops tauschii subsp. strangulata cultivar AL8/78 chromosome 3, Aet v6.0, whole genome shotgun sequence, one genomic interval encodes:
- the LOC109740896 gene encoding protein LURP-one-related 5, with protein MAVVGEEYCDLKERLLTVRKTSHFSPGDGFAAYDNRTGGLAFRADTYGRGHGGGAASPGELALLGPAGEPLLTVRRRRPSLHQRWEGFLGARADGQKSLFSARRSSILGGAGRGAVVELLPSPASAAAAELRVEGSFGRRCCRVVAKGDDGEETVVAEIRRKVDEAARVVMGRDVFVLRVGAGFDAAFAMGIVLVLDQIAGDEADGGDAGQDAVHAKIW; from the coding sequence ATGGCGGTCGTGGGCGAGGAGTACTGCGACCTCAAGGAGCGGCTGCTCACGGTGCGCAAGACCTCCCACTTCTCCCCCGGCGACGGCTTCGCGGCCTACGACAACCGCACCGGCGGCCTCGCCTTCCGCGCCGACACCTACGGCCGCGGCCACGGCGGGGGCGCCGCCTCCCCGGGCGAGCTCGCGCTGCTCGGCCCCGCCGGCGAGCCCCTCCTcaccgtgcgccgccgccgcccgtccctGCACCAGCGCTGGGAGGGCTTCCTCGGCGCCCGCGCCGACGGCCAGAAGTCCCTCTTCTCCGCCCGGAGGTCCTCCATTCTCGGCGGCGCCGGGCGCGGCGCCGTCGTCGAGCTCCTCCCTTCCCCCGCCTCCgcggccgccgccgagctccgcGTCGAGGGCTCCTTCGGACGGCGCTGCTGCCGCGTGGTGGCCAAGGGCGACGACGGGGAGGAGACGGTGGTGGCGGAGATCAGGAGGAAGGTGGACGAGGCGGCGCGGGTGGTGATGGGCAGGGACGTGTTCGTGCTGCGGGTGGGCGCCGGCTTCGACGCGGCCTTCGCCATGGGGATCGTCCTCGTGCTCGATCAGATCGCCGGGGACGAGGCCGACGGCGGCGACGCCGGACAGGATGCCGTCCACGCCAAGATATGGTGA
- the LOC109740915 gene encoding uncharacterized protein, with protein sequence MLRRAAPSAATALLRRALSNSPRPRSSAAATAVASSSAVNSILLRSLKEHYLEVSKMTPPPKISPPKPYTIVKGALDQTSGPVLRRSYGEAGEEISISVARLSNIMPPGADSDSDGSDGAGGVSGSISQLFLHVDISRPESSKSLQFLCGLYPDAVGIHSVCLRSKTSASGAVAVAAATKGGGEYQGRIFQELDEKVRDAFHFYIEARGINEKLFPFLQAWLYVKDHRNLIRWFKSVGAVINEPKPE encoded by the exons AtgctccgccgcgccgccccctCCGCCGCCACGGCGCTCCTTCGCCGTGCCCTCTCCAACTCGCCACGGCCACGCTCCTCCGCCGCGGCCACCGCAGTCGCGTCCTCCTCGGCCGTGAACTCcatcctcctccgctccctcaaGGAGCACTACCTCGAGGTCTCCAAAATGACGCCCCCGCCCAAGATCAGCCCGCCCAAGCCCTACACCATCGTCAAGGGCGCCCTGGACCAGACCTCGGGCCCCGTGCTCCGCCGCAGCTACGGCGAGGCCGGCGAGGAGATCTCCATCTCCGTCGCCAGGCTCTCCAACATCATGCCCCCCGGTGCCGACTCTGATTCCGACGGCTCCGACGGCGCAGGCGGGGTGAGCGGGTCAATCAGCCAGCTCTTCCTCCACGTCGACATCTCCAGGCCAGAGAGCAGCAAGTCGCTGCAGTTCCTGTGTGGATTGTACCCTGACGCCGTGGGGATCCACTCCGTCTGCCTTCGGTCGAAGACGTCCGCGTCTGGGGCGGTGGCGGTGGCCGCGGCGACGAAGGGCGGTGGCGAGTACCAGGGTCGCATCTTCCA AGAGTTGGATGAGAAGGTGCGCGATGCATTCCATTTTTACATTGAGGCCCGTGGCATAAATGAGAAGCTCTTCCCGTTTCTACAAGCCTGGCTCTATGTGAAGGATCACCGCAACCTGATACGCTGGTTTAAGAGTGTGGGTGCAGTCATCAATGAGCCAAAGCCGGAGTAA